The stretch of DNA agtcggcaggatcggcggctgaacccactaggaactttcattagttctcacaccactaaccttgcAAATCCTATCGCGAGCGgggcggtcgaggatcgcgACAAGAGCATCGCGCCCTAAATAGCGGCTTTCCGAGTATAGCTTATACCCTATTTACTTTCATCTTTTGTATGTGATGAAAAGCGGAATGTAAATGGACATGTATAAATGATGTATATGGATAGATGGTATATACTTTAGATGAAGGATATGTGATGTATttagaaaaagaatgtaatatatGGATAACTAGTATTTGGTTAAAGGTAATCAAATTACATTTGTGGATGTAATAGCGatagtactttcacttgcttGGTGGTTGCTTGCCTTCTAGCCATGTATATCTAAGTTCCTCTTGTTTGAATTGTTAtacatgttgttgttgttgagcctttggcggacaggggaggtgttgtccgttcgacgtctgtaGACGTACCCgtaccgaccaaattggcggtcgcggggcgtgacagtcaaATCAAAACTTTTTATAAATCTTCTTATTTCAATGATTTGTAATTTATATAAGCACGTTTAACCCTTATTTTCAAAaactatataaacatatattttcgTTATTGTAacatatttctataatttttatcaaaaaataaactaaCAGGCATTAGCTCGCTTACCTCTAATAATCCGAGTATCATTCGTTCAAATGTCGAGTACTAAATTAATCAACAGAAtatttttgatgatgatgaATGAAACGACTACGAACGAGATGTCTTTGATGATCCAATAACGACAAATGAAATGACGCTAATGAAGACAAAGGTGTGTAGCGGTGGAGGCAGTGTTGAAAGACGAGATTGATAATTGTGTGCGAAAGAAAGAGAGATTGCGCTTGTGCACAAAAGGTGTGCGTGCAAGCGTGCAGATGAGGTTGAatgagaaaaggagagagaatggCCGATtagggagaaaaaagaaattagaagCTTTTTTATTAATTGGGGTTGCACATAAATCACTAGACTTTTTTAGTTGAGCAAAATAATCATCCtccataaaataaattaaaaaaaatatgaggtATTATATTCTTCTTCCTTaacaaaagtttcgtcctccAAATTTTCACTATCAAATTAAAtggaaaattttaagaataagaCAATTCATATTTTgtattaataaaatttctatccTCAAAATTCCAATAAGTTTCTCACACAGTTGATATGACAAATATTGAATTTCGTTTGAATGTTATGATATTGAAGTTCACAAGCCAATcgctaataaaattttataaaatataatccaACCACTTATctcatatacaaatataaaaaaattaatatcgaTTCTCGAATTTCATATTGTGCTTGCACTACACACTCTAATACTTACTAGTTATTAATCTCTAATAACTCCTTAACAAAATAATAGTTCATACCATTTTGTTGTAATACTACTATCTGTAATCTCTTTTCTCCTATTCAGTAAAagattttcaaattaatttctcATTctccaatttatattttattcaaacaaAATAATGGAATAATGTCTTTAATGCTCTTGCATCATTTTAACATCGTTTACGTATAAAATTCCTTCCTAATCTCACAAATATTTGAAATTCTATTATAATATCTGGGATTTTAATAAAAGGAAattcaaagtttgaattttCGGATTTAtgtgtttatatataaattCGAAAATTTTCTGAGATAATTGGTTTCGGATTTATGTGTTTATACATGGTGGTTTTCTACCCTTCGagatagtcggttttcaaaatagagtttccgagtggaaaacagttttaaaaaggtttttgaatggttttgtgaatgattgaattagagtttaaaaacaaagcttccggatggggagcacttttaaataggatgcttGTTGTACtatgcattgcatcatccagcgcctaaggagtgtttagaggcatgcatcatctctaaggattacTAGTTGTATGGAAATGCATGGCATGAATTGATTgtggattggtaaatgtaggttgtagTTGAGATCCTGATGTAGTTGTTGGTACGCTGTGCAAatataaaggagactctgtccgagtggagaaaggaactttgtatttgtgacgggtctgtacgtcatttgggccaggttgaaaaaaaagggcacgtttttcgcaactctgatttctaaaatgaaaatctttataaaaaggcttttatAATTGGCCCCGGGGAgtgacagattaagatggtatcTGAGAGTgaaaaactacaactacatttacaagttttctaactgaaccactggttaggttgacccataggaagacctaagGTATGTAGGCACGCAAGTGCGAGGTTTTGAGCTTGAGTCTGGGTGTGTATGTATGTCGAGTCGATTGGTTCGCTTAGCGGTGTTTTCTGTTGCAGATGGCTCATGGTAGAACCCCTCGTCCGGGTCGTGGTGGTGGACATGCTGGTGCGGAGACATCCGGCAGTACTCGTGGTCCTACGAGTGGAGGTGGTGGGGAGCAGGTTGGCACGGAGCCCTTGAGTGATACTCGCACCCAGCAGCTCGAGGCCCAGGTAGCTGATTTGAGGGGTCAGCTGACGACCCTCTTTGCTTTGTTTCAGCAGTTCTTGCAGCAGTAGGCTGCGGCTACTGCTACCCCGGTTCCACCTCCGGCACAGGACACTCCGGTGACAGCGGATCCTCTCGTGACGCCTGCCCCTGGCGCAGCTACAGCCGTCACTACTGTGGCGACGACGGCCACCACGGCGGTTTTCGCTGGGGTACTGATACCCCTGCAGCGGAGGGCGCCCGTATCAGGGCAAGATTGGCAGAGTTCTGAAAGTTCGATCCGCCAAAGTTCGTGGGAAGGAATGATGACAGCAGGGGAGTCGAGAGCTGGGTTACCcatatggagaagctttttcgagaTCTGCACATCGAGGAACATGATAAGGTTTCTCTGGCTACCCACTGCATGGAGGGTGATGCGTACCATTGGTGGTTGCGCTACTTTGAGAAGAAACTTGCTTGGATCTACCCAACCTGGAAGGACTTTCGGGAGCTTCTCTACAGCCAGTACTTCAAGGATAGCACTAAATAGAGTCTGAAGCGCAAGCTAGAGCGCCTCAAGCAAGGCGACCGTACCGTGGTCGAATATGAGCGAGGCTTTTCTCGCATTGTTGAGCTAATTCCGTTCGTGATTCGTGATGAGTATCACAAGGCCAAGCTGTTTGCAAGAGGGCTAAGGCCCAGTATTCGGCTTCTGATCGCATCCTATGGAGCATTGACGTTCGACGAGAGCCTGGATCGGGCCTTGATGGTGCAAAGTGATGTGGACGAGGCTCGAATCGAACAGGATGCATCCAAGAAGAGTGAGGATAGGAAGCGTGCACAGGAGAGTTTTGATGGTTGCCAATCGAACAATAGGCGACCACCTAAGCATCGCAAGACGTAGTCAGGATCGAGCAACGCCCCCGCCACATCTCAGAGGGAGAGCACCAAACCTTGTGTCATTTGTATTAAGaattttctaggttggcggatttcgtgaagtcgaatggagtcttgaagagttgatcgcagaagtttgaAGAGAAGATTCACTTTGAAGAATCAAAGACCTGTTCGGAAAGCTAGACACCTCAGGTATGAATgttagatcatttgtggtgtgTTTAAACTACCTaaatatatgtttagaagacttggattGCTATAGAAAACTTAAACTGAAGTTTTCAatgtgctgggaccggtcccctgagatgagagaccagttcccgagagtCCTCTCTGCGTGAAAGTTcaaggcaaccggtctcctgatctaagggaccggtctccaggGCGAGGCAATCGGTCTCTgacatgagagaccggttcccgaacatggaATTTTTCGTCACGCagcgaaggaccggtctctggcatgagagatcggttcccgaacgttgtgttttctatcatgcagcgagggaccgatctcccacTCGAGGGACCGGGCTCTCAAAGACCGGTCTCTTCGAGAAGACCGGTTCCTGAGGATGACaccagtttttaaaatagactttttgtAATCCTAGTCCACTTCTAAGttttctaaacctataaataagccatgggggtcatcATATGAGCTGAGACTTAGAATTTCTACTGTTCTAAAATCCTAAAAACTTGTTTTCATGTTCTTATAATGTTTTTCATATAACGAGTTTCGtataatcaacgatcgacttgattcttaagTTTTAACTCGAGATTTTCtttgagaatcaagtagatgattgattagATGGTGAACCCCCATTGCTTATGGTATTTTAAGTCTTAGTCACCACAAATCatcaattctacaagctccggaaggaggtttggCACGTGGATCTCgtgtgaagccgaggattcggtggacgcttcgaggagttgaggcgttgacgcagCAAAGAGTTGCGGCggggtcgattggaggattcctatcgatcgaggaccggcgaagacaatCGACACCgagaattcggtaaattgagtcatgtattttggttaaatcacttgtactcaagttttcttagtggattttctttgtgtgatcggtcccgtgggtttttcactccggattggagttttcccacgttaaatctcggtgtgttgtttttattttccgctatctcTTTTATTTACACACGAGAGGTTTGGTTtttgccgtttacacctattcaccccccctctaggtgttatttaccttttagatccttgggatccatatctttcaatCTGCGGCAAGGCTCACAGGGTTATTAAGTGCCCACAGCGCACAATCACTGTTATAGGTGTGGCCAACACGGACACCTTTGGGGAGATTGCACCAATGGAGCAGGAACAGTATTTGCTGCAGCGTCTACTCCAGCAGCTCTATGGCAGGATCGTGGCAACACGGCGTATTCTTCGTCTGGATGCCCCTCGACATCCTGTCAGGAGAAGGAGGCACACCAGACCACTGACGGGCGTGTCTACATGATGACACGTCAGGAGGAAGATCAATGGCTGACGTCATCGTAGGTATGACTATTGTTTGATGTCGTAAATAGAACGCTTTTCGTTATCATGCATCCTTCTTGCACCGCATGCATATGTTGTTCTGGTTCGTTAAGCATCAGTTTACCCCTGTCTGTGagcaagtttcggggacgaaactttctttaaggggaggatgatgtaaggactgagatttggcagagtagctaaactctctgttgacgatgtttttgtgtgtaatttaattacaaaagcactcgtcaagttttgggagaaaatgagttagaacggagattttacgcgatctttagttttcacttaaagtgaatagtaactcggtttttcggagaggctaatgagtagagttggcttctggcgcgtatcggactctgttcatagcgatccaatagctcatttcgaaCGGTTcgactattctggaaccaatggcactgatgAATTGCTGGTTTGACGCACAGATTTCgagaaaattgaaaatacatgtattatatgtatttgtgcgtagtttcGCCATTCGGAGAGAGAATGGGTTTTATCGTGAATCCGTGACCAAACGAGGCGAAATAAAATCGTAGGTTtgatgtctctgtcgtgctgatcgcactggtgcaatccgttcgcaaatctgacggacggatttGCTGATattgcacgttgatcgaggaggggtcttAAACgacaaaacggtaattttgcgaaaagcgcgacattttatgtaccgttttgcatgAAATAGCATGTAGAGATGTATTCACGCGTTTTACtcatgctgtgagggactcaattaaatattgagttttgaggggcttttacgCAAGTTggagtttatatatatttatagcttctagggttttgaaccttgaaaccctaaccctagccaccaAGCAACCCCCAGCCACCTTCTTGCTTTCCCTTGCCCTAGCCGCACACACCCCGGTCGCCTGCGCACGTCGTTGGCCGCCGGAGAAGGCTCATTTCTCTCTCACCTCTCTttcctctcctccctctttacctctatctctctcttcctcttggGTTGAGGACGAGGTTCGAGGCTGCTTTCCCTCCGGCTCCTCTCCGACGTCACCCCCGGAGTCCTGGTGAGCCTCCCCGTCGACCGTCGTCGCCTCCGggcgccgtcgctgccgccccAGCACCTTGCTGCTAGCTAGGGCAATCTCGGGCCGAGCTGAGTTTCATCAGCTAGCCCGCGCGCCGCCATCGCTTCAGGCCACTCCCGCCGCCTCCCTCGGAGCCCCGGCAACCTGTCCCGCCGATCGCCACCGTCCCTGGtggctgccgccgccgcctctgtcAACCAGCGGCCGCCCAGACTTGCCTGGGCCGAGGTGGCCTCGCATCTCTTCCCTCGCGTAGCCGTCGCCAGGAGCCACCCGCGTAGTTTCCCTCCGGCCTCCGACAGTCTACCGCAGTCGTCCCTGAGCTCCCCGccggccgccgtggccgcaacTACCCTGGAACCCGAGCCCTAGCCCGTGAGGGCTTGGCTCGATCCGCCgatgccgccgccgctcctcgttGCCGGCCAAGGTGAGCATGGTGTTCCTTCCCTCCCTCGCACCCACCTCTGGGCCGCGCGCACGTCGTTGTGCCGCcagaagccggccggagcaagcttgctccggccaagcccgaaatagggcatCTCCTTGGTGGCTTGCTGTTTCGAGCAATCCGAGGCTTCCCGATCTCTgtggaagggagcacgatgatcgtgactcATTGCTGATCATCGTTCTTACCTCaatttctgtcgggaaggcttCGTTctgctgtttcggcggtgtcgctCATTTAGGGTCTTTTGGTTACTGTTTCTGGTTTGCATACGCTTTTTCGGTGATCTGAGActgtcccgatgcctccggaggtgagcacggtgattgtTGGCCAGTGCcaatcacagtgctcacctcactttggatcagcggCTTCCGGAATTGCGTTTTCGGCATGGTTTTCCCCGAGTGCGCGTTGTTCACAGAACTTTCGAGTCACTCTCGCACCTCCTACAGTtagccgttgtgctccggatcatgagcacggcctccggcacgtcgagacctgtcagtacttGTCTCGGCGGAACTCGAAAGTCCTCAGTTTGCGTTAACGAGCCACATAATCACCCGATTTGCataaaataatagtattttatgtaaatatagggacttttatgcaattgtgcattttgtggctactgtgggcagtgcgtatgtgtgtgtggtgacctctggactgattgtccaaggtccgatagctttcgcggaaatcaaATAGTAGATTTCGATGCGTTtatcggcgaaattcgccggcgGAACGGGGTTTCTATTCggatttcatccgacggtgtttgTTTGCCCTGAgctttgtcgctgagccttgtcggctggtaaccatcgtcatatcgtgagttcggagatgacgggtgagcgacgatggattccggtgtcgaaattgacacttctgggaacccggatccgaacaattatccgacgataattgtttggttgtgtattctcgtgtttgctgccaagacatccaaatcaatgtgttttgtggcagcggatgtctcgtggcacgagttggtaagtttcgggacacttagtgggtcctgACGGCGttccggtgtgattttcgggacttccggcgagttacggtgatcggttttgggaaaccgattttcGGGGATTTATGTGGGGGTTCGTGAGTTGTGTGCTTTGGGTTTGTGGGTCAGATACTGACCCGGTGAATCTTCTTAGGTTCGGTTGACTTGTGCGCACCTAGTTTttcgacgcgacagtgacacgTAGGTGCTTTGAGCTGGTAGTCTATTTCAGCATTAGTGTCTCTAGATGTCAGTTGCCTTGTTATAATTCGTATATCTTACCTTATTGGTTGCATGTTgttagttgttgatagacatgtagagcaggtgtcacgccccgcgaacaccaatttggtcggttcgggtacgtcgatcagacgccgaacggacagagcctcccctgtccgcccaagactaAACAACCACAATCATGTACAATAAGTTGCCCAGACAAActtaaacaacatacatgaagcATTACGAGTACTAATATAAGcaacaacaaaagagagagagatctagctattacacttgtcattcaacatttacataattgatttacatttttactCCCAAAATGTATACAAGTTCTGCTCAAAACATATACATACAACTCTCCAATATATACATCATCTGTCACTTATGCACACAGGGGTACTCTAAAGCAAAAGGAAAGTTGctagctactagggcgctatgcccttaccgcggtcctcgcccagTCCGGtcgcactcggccctgcaacaaagtgcggtgagaactacgaatagtttccagtgggttcggccgccgactctgccgatcttcctactaggtctaagcaggcataagtagatagatagatatatgaaaatgagctgctacatagtaacAAAATCTACAACATGCgactatgcctcaataaacagaatgaatgcatgaacatagtaatgtactttactaacatgatactatgtctcaatctgcATAATATAATGATATAAAGGAAATATCTACATAGCAATGAAACCTACTATCACGTACTATGTCTCATGTCCAATCTCATCTCGGCTAACCCGGAGGTTAGGCcgaactcacatctcaaatcttgCCGGTGAGTAGACTCTGCGctacacacacccgagaccgcctgctggGTAATCAAGTTATCCAAACGCGAcatctactccggagctcactacttggagTGGAGCGACCATGCCAAAGTTACACAGAgtatgtgagtacgatcaaatTCTCTCACTCGAAGATAGTTAGTGTCTCTGCtgcactagttcacatgctactactcAGGAAATCATCATCTATTCATAAGTTCATGTTATCAAGTTGTAAGTGTTCCAACTACACTAGTTTACATGCCACTACTCAGGAAATCATCttctattcctaagttcatgtcatagtgtttttactacactagttcaaatgccactcttctaggtttacatgtccaagttcatcttttgttctttggcactataggattctatgtcaagacccaatcctcatgcgtccactaaatcaagtgctCAACTCACAATATGATTTCTACAATGGAAACATGCAAGAAATTGAAGTACAACTACTTAACATAACCTATAATTCATGATAACaatatatgaacatatgctataataaaacaattcggacataggaagaagttcaactgcttcgggatggacaccccccaccttttggtgatgccacgaagctagactccaaattttgtaatttttcgccGTCTATTTCTTCCGACTGtggcaaacgaagccaaaaatagGCTTTTTTTCAATATCTCCACGCaaactcgtcggatcgccgaaccgagtttaCCAACGTGTCGGATTATCTAGCGATTAAGTATAAAAAAGATCAATCCTAACTTTAGATCTCAATTTAACAAAACCCTCTTTAGAACCCTAAATTacaactattgcaagaattcaTCGAACagcttcatgattcaagcaataatcatCTATTCAACATCTAAGGGTTTAACTAAAACTGATTCTAGAGCATAAgattcaaaccctagaaatccatcATGagagggtttgaagcttacctctacaaGCTCCTCCAAACcaaggaagaaaatgaaatccaccttcaagcttcaatctccactaATCCTTCCGCTAGCCTCCACCCTTgagagagagcttctagagagagagagggagaaaaataagTGAAGGAGATATTTCCCTGGCTGTGAACAAGAAAGGGAGAGATGAGGTCCTTTTATAAGCTGCCATAATTGCAGAAATGCCCCTCATTTTCATTCTATTTGAAGCAGACCAGTTCTGCTATTTCCTgcactttgtaccggtacgcgggtgggCTTCACCGGTTAAGCCACttcgcagaggccaaacccgagagttgctATCCTCGGTTTGCTGCGGGGTACCAGTACTACCCTGATGCTTAACCGGTTAAGCAATACCGAGACTGCAGTTTGACTCTCCTTACCTCCATTTCGCGCCGAACAACACTAAAACTCAATAATCTAGCTTGGAGTttaactttaacccttccaacattattggaatgtcaCATGGACCATGTCCAAGCACCCTTCTCGCCGCGCTTTGGtccttttgaccaaaagtggtttaatacGACGAGAATTCAATATCTTACATCCTTCCCTCCTTAACAAgagtttcatcctcgaaactaacttaaCTTAAACACAAACTCGTACCTCAACTCAACTcctcgaagagatgaggatgatgcTCCTTCATCACATCCTCAAGTTCCCgtgtggcttcgcgatcgtcatgattgctccacaGAACTTTGACGTAAGGAATCTCGCGGTTTCTCAATTTTCGCACCTCTCGAGCGATAACAGCTACCGGGAACTCCTTATAGCtcatgtcttcttgaagttccggtgGCTCATACAACAGagcatgctcggggtcatggatatacttgcgaagattggagacatggaacacgtTATGAACATCCGAaagcttcggcggcaatgcAAGCCAGTATGCTACCACTCTAATCAACTCTAATACCTCGTAAGGTCCAACGTACCGGGGACTCAACTTTTCCCGCACGCCAAACCGTTTCACACCCCTCATAGGTGATACCTTTAAGAAGACGCGGTCTTCaaccgcgaactccaaatctcgccgGCGCTTATTCGCATAGCTTTTCTGCCTTGATTGCTCCGTCAACAACCGTCGACGAGCGAGgtgaactttctcctccgctccCCACAAGACATCGGGACCCAACATCGTCTGttcgcccacgtcactccaatgtATAAGAGATCGGCACTTTCGCCCGTAGAGATCCTCAAACAGTGCCATCTCTATACTTGCttggtaactgttgttgtaggcgaactcggccatcggtagatgctcgctccaactacccttgtagtcaatgacacacgctcgcaacatattcTCGAAAATCTGTATAGTTCTTTCCGACTGCCAATCGGTTTGACGATAGAAAGTGGTGCTAAactcgagccgtgtgccaagtgccTCTTGCAGGCTTTTTCAAAAGTGCAAAGTGAACCGATGGTCTCGATCCGACATAATCAACTTcggaaccccgtgcaacctcaccacTTCATCGAGATATACCTGCGCAAGTTTGTCTCCTGACCATGTAGTGTGGATCGGTAGAAAATGTGCTGACTTCGTCAAACAATCCACcactacccaaatcgcatcgtggccacccgaCGAACGGGGCAAttcgaccacgaagtccatggcAATATCCTcctatttccaaacggggataggCAGGCTCTGAAGCTTTTCCGCTGGAAATTGGCGCTCCGCCTTGACTTGTTGGCAAACAAGACATTGCGCCACATAGCGTCCAATGTcagctttcattcccggccaccaataaagcactCTCAAGtcttggtacatcttggtgctgTCTGGGTGAacactatagggagattgatgcgcttcccGCAAAACTAACTTTCGGACCTCTTCATTTTTCTGTACACACCACCAGTTCCGGTATCGAAGCGCACCATCGGCATGTATACTTGAATTGCAAACTGCAGCACCTTTGAAATCGTAGAATTCCCCGTATAAATGCCTCGACTGATTTGACCTATTCAAATCCTTTGGGAAATGATATATGTGCTGGTGGAATGCATTTCCCATCATTTTAAGATGGTTTTGAACATGGATTCGGtttttagtttcgcggacgaaacttctttttagtaGGGATgaatgtagtacactgaactttggtaaattgcgaagttcgagtgttagAATAATAATTGAAACTATTCTACGACTTTTGAAGGATTGTAGAGAGGTTTTCAACAAGTACTGAAGTAAGCAAGTAGCCGGAAGcggaaaagtgcattgcaaatgCACTATTCAACTGTAGTACTTTGAACTTGGTCAATTGTGATGTTCAAGAATGGGATTGGTATTGGGAGTTAACCCACatcttttaaagagttgaagtgAGGTTTTGACAAGTTATAAGAGTGATCGAGTAGCCAGAAGATCGAAAGTGTATTGCAAAATGCGAAAATCTGtattttgcattgtgtaccggtgacagaatgatttggtaccggtaccagtatTGTAGCTGCGTGGCAGTAAGGctgttttggtcatttcactttCTAAGCTTGTTCTTATCAGCTTAGCTCAACCCCTGAGCTTGTTCTTATTATGTTGGAGCTCAGGAAAACAGGGGtgtgttaggtcctatgtgttggcaagtttcgtgggtcaagtcggagtcttgaagaagtccggagcggagtattaaagatcgaagaattcaagacttcgaagaaGCGGAAAGaacgcaaaacacgtaaaacatgaatcacgatgcttaggtaagctttaaatcttgtttatggtgattcatacttatttatagattttagaatcatattttcaagttgtaattaattagaaagtttctaagagtttgtaaaatccgaaacaatgcattttcagcgaaaattgcattgttgtaccggtacaagggttttctgtccagattgactaaaattcgtcaaaattattttcaattgtgagattgcctaatttagggggagtttgaaatttaaaaaaaaggagaaaaagaaactcctatgtttaaaagatgtggaaagagttacatccaaaaggagtgtgaaaactaccaccacatgtaggaaagagctaccaccccggtcgtccggcaagtgtgtgaagctaccacatgaagattgaattga from Ananas comosus cultivar F153 linkage group 18, ASM154086v1, whole genome shotgun sequence encodes:
- the LOC109724227 gene encoding uncharacterized protein LOC109724227 translates to MALFEDLYGRKCRSLIHWSDVGEQTMLGPDVLWGAEEKVHLARRRLLTEQSRQKSYANKRRRDLEFAVEDRVFLKYIHDPEHALLYEPPELQEDMSYKEFPVAVIAREVRKLRNREIPYVKVLWSNHDDREATRELEDVMKEHHPHLFEELS